The Clostridioides difficile genome has a segment encoding these proteins:
- a CDS encoding methyltransferase encodes MRMNWNDTKIKSFVDASEYTGFHKRLAKEIIPYIKDSKTFCDVGCGLGLIDMYLHKELKDITCIDINQNAINYLEKSIKDNNINNIRCKVKDFKEINTRFDTILISFFSYENIEFFTEHCDRLIVIVNDKSKTHIPVSKKRMDMIERHSSKNLKALLDKKKLKYELMPLSLEFGQTFADEDDIVRYAKSYDEGGEYETIYSHIMKNLVKGDKVAYYLPYKKNISVFIIDFNR; translated from the coding sequence ATGAGAATGAATTGGAATGATACTAAAATAAAATCCTTTGTTGATGCAAGTGAATATACTGGTTTTCACAAGAGATTAGCTAAAGAAATAATTCCCTACATCAAAGATAGCAAAACTTTCTGTGATGTAGGTTGTGGGTTGGGTTTAATAGATATGTATTTACACAAAGAACTGAAAGATATAACTTGTATTGATATAAATCAAAATGCCATAAATTACTTAGAAAAGTCAATAAAAGACAATAATATAAACAATATTAGATGTAAGGTTAAAGATTTTAAAGAGATAAATACAAGATTTGATACTATATTAATTTCCTTTTTTTCATATGAGAATATAGAATTTTTCACTGAACACTGTGATAGATTAATTGTAATTGTTAATGATAAATCCAAAACTCATATTCCAGTATCTAAGAAAAGAATGGATATGATAGAAAGACATAGTTCAAAAAATTTAAAAGCATTATTAGATAAAAAGAAACTTAAATATGAATTAATGCCATTAAGTCTTGAATTTGGACAGACATTTGCTGACGAAGATGATATAGTTAGGTATGCTAAATCTTATGATGAAGGCGGAGAGTATGAAACAATATACAGTCATATTATGAAAAATTTAGTTAAAGGGGATAAAGTAGCTTATTACCTTCCATATAAAAAAAATATATCTGTTTTTATAATAGACTTTAATAGATAG